One genomic segment of Besnoitia besnoiti strain Bb-Ger1 chromosome VII, whole genome shotgun sequence includes these proteins:
- a CDS encoding hypothetical protein (encoded by transcript BESB_078860) translates to MAQSKDNRARLFSQSNIALPEAKSGSQGAIEASRGVASSESEGVLRGATLTSMPSVPTEFFAEDKMKVNSASESEGVLRAATLKSMPSVPADFFAEDKMKVNSASESEGVLRAATLKSMPSVPADFFAEDKMKVNSASESEGVLRAATLKSMPSVPADFFSEERLRRARTSKLTGALSMIDEMLDDEKVAQANETGDYRVKLQGPDGGITVDIWDLSLYPLWFYDHYQSLRREYLKMRANPDRTPEQERYTPPHPGVDYIYNQCPFVSHAGNMDFISMSAHCIFPDGARLPADVDKSMRSRPFFANAGSIKCDWFGCGK, encoded by the exons ATGGCACAGTCGAAAGACAACCGTGCAAGACTTTTCTCTCAGTCTAACATTGCGCTCCCAGAGGCGAAGTCGGGGTCACAGGGGGCGATTGAGGCTTCACGTGGTGTCGCCTCCAGCGAATCAGAAGGTGTACTCAGAGGGGCAACTCTGACATCCATGCCGTCGGTGCCCACAGAGTTCTTTGCTGAGGACAAGATGAAAGTCAATTCCGCCAGCGAATCTGAAGGCGTTCTCAGAGCAGCGACGCTTAAGTCCATGCCGTCGGTGCCCGCAGACTTCTTTGCTGAGGACAAGATGAAAGTCAATTCCGCCAGCGAATCTGAAGGCGTTCTCAGAGCAGCGACGCTTAAGTCCATGCCGTCGGTGCCCGCAGACTTCTTTGCTGAGGACAAGATGAAAGTCAATTCCGCCAGCGAATCTGAAGGCGTTCTCAGAGCAGCGACGCTTAAGTCCATGCCGTCGGTGCCCGCAGACTTTTTTTCTGAGGAGAGGCTGAGACGCGCTCGGACGTCAAAATTGACGGGAGCCTTGAGCATGATTGACGAAATGCTCGACGATGAGAAAGTTGCGCAAGCCAACGAAACCGGCGATTACAGGGTTAAGCTCCAAGGAC CCGACGGAGGGATTACGGTGGACATCTGGGACCTTTCTCTCTACCCTCTGTGGTTCTATGACCACTACCAGTCTCTGCGTAGAGAGTATCTTAAAATGAGG GCCAACCCAGACCGCACCCCGGAGCAGGAACGATACACTCCCCCCCATCCTGGTGTAGATTACATCTACAACCAGTGCCCATTTGTGTCTCATGCAGGCAACATGGACTTTATTAGCATGAGTGCGCACTGCATCTTTCCTGATGGGGCCCGATTGCCAGCCGATGTGGACAAGTCCATGCGGAGTCGCCCATTCTTCGCCAATGCAGGAAGCATCAAGTGTGATTGGTTCGGGTGCGGTAAATGA